CTTCGTGCATAACCATGTTGGCAGCTACATAGACCTTGGCACCATACTTGGCAGCGAATTGCACACCTTCTTCCATCTGTTCAAAGGTGAAGTTTCCTGCACGGCTACGAAGACCATAAGCCTGTCCACCTATAAAAACAGCATCAGCTCCATACCGAACAGCCACTTTTAGTTTCTCTAAAGTCCCTGCAGGCGATAAAACCTCAGGACGTTTTAATGTTTTTGTCATTTTTTCTCCTATTTGCAATATAAAAGTTTGACGTTTTTCCTTCTCATTTTATAGTAAATAAAGGATAAAATCAAGCCTAGACAGATTGTTTTGACAATTCTAATCTTTTAAAAAACAAAAAACTAGCCTTTCTAAACTAGTTATTTTCAAGATAAAATTCAAAGCGTTCGCCCACGTATTGACTCTTTACATATTCGAAAGCTGTCCCATCTTCAAGATAAGAAACCTGAGTCAAAGCTAAAATGGCATGCCCCTTTTCAACTTCCAGATAGTGAGCAATTTTTTCCTTAGCCAATCTCGCATAAATGGTCTGTTGGGATTTGCCAATACGGTAGCCATGTTGCTGCAAGGTTTGAAAGAAGTGACTGGTGATTTCTTCTTTTTTGAAATCCTTAATGAATTTCTCAGGAATGGATGCGACTTCATAGACTAGCGGAACTTGGTCAGCGTAACGCACCCGTTCCATACGAATGATATTATCAGTTGGTGAAATCCCAAGTTTTGCCACTTCCTGCTCGTTGGGAATGGTTCTCCTATAAGAAATCAGCTGACTAGAAGGAACTTTTCCTTGAGCTTTGACAATCTCCGTAAAACTAGTGGTGCCCCGCATTTTTTCTTGAACTCGAGTACTAGAAACAAAGGTTCCGCTTCCTACACGACGCTCCAAAACTCCCTCCTCAACCAAGAGAGAGATAGCCTGGCGTAATGTCATCCGGCTAACTTGAAACTGGTCTGCAAGATCCCGTTCACTAGGAAGCCTTTCTCCTATCATCCAACGATGCTCGTCGATATCTTTTTTTATCTGATCGTGGATTTTCATATAAGCTGGTAACATGCTTTTCACTTCTTTTCTTTATTTTCTCTATTGTACCGTATTTAATTAGGAAAAGTCAAACTTTGCCTTGTTTAGTTGGTAATTCGCTCTCATTTGTGATAAAATATTGAAAAAGATATTTCTTTTGAGAAAGGAAAAAGATGAGCAACATTTCAACTGATTTGCAAGATGTCGAAAAAATCATCGTACTGGACTATGGAAGCCAATACAACCAGCTTATTTCACGCCGTATCCGTGAAATTGGTGTTTTTTCTGAGCTAAAAAGCCATAAAATTTCAGCAGCAGAGGTTCGTGCCATTAACCCTGTAGGAATCATTCTCTCAGGTGGGCCAAATTCTGTTTACGAAGAGGGTTCATTTGATATTGATCCAGAAATTTTTGAACTTGGTATTCCAATTTTGGGAATCTGCTATGGTATGCAACTTTTAACTCATAAACTTGGAGGAAAAGTTGTACCGGCAGGTGATGCTGGTAACCGCGAGTATGGCCAATCACCACTTACCCATACCACTTCTGCCCTCTTTGAAGGGACTCCTGAAGAACAGATTGTTTTGATGAGCCATGGTGATGCAGTTACTGAAATTCCTGCTGACTTTGTCCGTATAGGAACTTCCGCTGACTGTCCTTATGCAGCTATTGAAAATCCAGACAAACACATCTACGGTATCCAATTCCACCCAGAAGTTCGCCATTCTGTATACGGGAATGATATCCTTCGCAACTTTGCCCTTAACATCTGTAAAGCTAAGGGTGACTGGTCAATGGACAACTTCATCGAGATGCAGATTCAAAAAATCCGTGAAACTGTTGGAGACAAACGTGTCCTTCTCGGTCTATCTGGTGGTGTTGACTCTTCTGTCGTTGGCGTTCTTCTCCAGAAAGCAATCGGCGATCAATTAATCTGTATCTTTGTAGATCACGGTCTTCTCCGTAAGGGAGAGGCTGACCAAGTTATGGACATGCTTGGTGGTAAGTTTGGTTTGAATATTGTCAAAGCCGATGCTTCAAAACGCTTCCTTGATAAACTTGCTGGCGTTTCTGATCCTGAGCAAAAACGGAAAATCATTGGTAACGAATTTGTTTATGTCTTTGATGACGAAGCAAGCAAGCTAAAAGATGTAAAATTCCTTGCTCAGGGAACGCTTTACACTGACGTGATTGAGTCTGGTACAGATACAGCCCAAACCATCAAGTCACACCACAACGTTGGTGGTCTTCCAGAAGACATGCAGTTTGAATTGATTGAACCATTGAACACTCTTTATAAAGACGAAGTTCGTGCCCTTGGTACAGAGCTTGGTATGCCAGACCACATCGTATGGCGCCAACCATTCCCAGGACCAGGGCTTGCTATCCGTGTCATGGGTGAAATCACTGAAGAGAAACTAGAAACTGTTCGTGAGTCAGACGCTATTCTTCGTGAGGAAATCGCTAAAGCTGGTCTGGACCGTGATATTTGGCAATACTTCACAGTTAATACAGGTGTTCGTTCAGTCGGTGTTATGGGTGATGGTCGTACTTACGACTACACAATCGCCATTCGTGCCATTACTTCTATCGATGGTATGACAGCTGATTTTGCCAAGATCCCTTGGGAAGTTCTTCAAAAGATTTCTGTCCGTATCGTAAACGAAGTAAACCACGTTAACCGTATCGTCTACGACATTACAAGTAAACCACCCGCAACTGTAGAGTGGGAATAAACCAATCAAACACAAAAGAACTCTGAATCAGATTCAGAGTTCTTTTTTAGGTAAGCGCTTCTGCTTTCCTTTTTTATTTACGTTTCTTCTTCGCTTTTTTCATTTTGTTGGCCATACGTTTCATAGACTGTTTCATGGCAAATTCACCGATTTTACCTTTGAGACCTCCACCAAACATCTGGCTCATATCTGGCATGCCTGCGCCTCCGAGCCCCGACATATCGGGCATTCCACCTTGTCCCATCATGCCTTCGAGGGCAGACATATCCATCCCTCCCATATTTGGCATATTTTTTGGAAGGTTATTTGGATTGATTCCCATCTGCTTCATCATCTTGTTCATATCTCCAGACATGACACCTTGCATGAGCTGTTTGGCCTGGTTAAAGTCTTTGATGAATTTATTGACTTCGACAAAGGTATTTCCAGAACCTGCAGCGATACGACGGCGACGACTTGGATTTAACAAATCAGGATTTTCACGCTCCTCAGGTGTCATGGAAGACACAATGGCACGTTTGCGCGCAATCTGGCGCTCATCCACCTTCATATTTTGAAGGGCTGGATTGTTAGCCATACCTGGGATCATCTTGAGCAAGTCTTCCATTGGCCCCATATTTTGCACCTGATCCAATTGATCGATGAAATCATTGAAATCAAAGGTGTTTTCGCGCATCTTCTCAGCCATTTCAAGGGCTTTTTGCTCATCGTATTCCTGAGAAGCTTTCTCAATCAAGGTCAGCATATCCCCCATACCAAGAATACGACTTGACATGCGGTCTGGGTGGAAGGTTTCAATGTCCGTAATCTTTTCACCTGTACCAGTGAACTTGATTGGTTTTCCAGTGATGTGACGAACAGATAGAGCCGCACCACCACGAGTATCACCATCAATCTTGGTAAGGATAACCCCAGTCACTTCCAACTGAGCATTAAACTCACGCGCAACATTGGCCGCTTCTTGACCAATCATGGCATCAACGACGAGCAGAATTTCATTTGGTTGAGCTAGTGCTTTCACGTCACGAAGCTCATTCATCAAAAGTTCATCAATCTGCAAACGACCTGCCGTATCAATCAAGACATAGTCATTATGATTAGCTTGGGCTTGTTCCAAACCTTGACGAACAATCTCCACAGCTGGAACCTCTGTCCCAAGAGCGAAGACAGGCACATCAATCTGTTGTCCCAAGGTCTTAAGCTGATCAATAGCAGCAGGACGATAAATATCCGCCGCAATCATCAAAGGACGGGCATTTTCTTCCTTCTTGAGTTTGTTGGCCAATTTACCAGCAAAGGTTGTTTTACCAGCCCCCTGCAAACCGACCATCATGATAATCGTCGGAATTTTAGGAGACTTGATAATCTCTGCCGTATCAGAACCTAAAACGGTTGTCAGTTCCTCATCAACGATTTTGATAATCTGTTGCGCGGGATTAAGGGTATCAATGACCTCATGCCCGACTGCACGCTCACGAACTTTCTTGATAAAGTCCTTTACAACGGGCAAGGCAACGTCGGCCTCAAGCAAGGCCAAGCGAATTTCTTTGGTTGCCTCTTGGACATCAGATTCAGAGATTTTTCCTTTTTTACGTAGATTTTTAAAGACGTTTTGCAAACGTTCTGTTAAACTTTCAAATGCCATGTTTCTTCCTCTTATTCTCTATTATCAATGCTTGTTAAAATTTCTATCTGCTCCTGCAGAAAGTCATCCTTGGGATAGCGCTCCAAAATCTGGTCAAAAATCTGACTGCGGACAATGTAGTCCGAATACATGTGCAATTTCATCTCATAATCTTCTAGAATCTTTTCTGTCCGCTTGATATTATCATAAACAGCTTGACGACTGACACCGAACTCTTCAGCAATCTCAGCAAGACTGTAGTCATCAGCATAGTAGAGTTCAATATAGTTCATCTGCTTGTCTGTCAAAAGCGCAGCATAAAATTCAAAAAGCGCATTCATACGATTGGTTTTTTCGATTTCCATAACCTTTATTATACCAAAAAAACGATTATACTGCTAGAGTAGAAGCACTTCAAATAGAACAAGAAGAAAAAAGAACCTTGCAAGGCAAGATTCTTTTAGTGTCTGACTTAAATAATTGTTCTTCTGGGAACTTAATCGAATTAAGCTTCGATTTCTGTAACCATACCTGAACCAACAGTACGTCCACCCTCACGGATAGAGAATGTAGTACCTTGTTCTACGGCGATTGGGTGGATCAACTCAACGTCGATAGTCACGTTATCACCAGGCATTACCATTTCAGTACCTGCTGGAAGTTCGATTGAACCTGTAACGTCAGTAGTACGGAAGTAGAATTGTGGGCGGTAGTTGTTGAAGAATGGAGTGTGACGTCCACCTTCTTCTTTAGTAAGGATGTAGACTTCACCTTTGAATTTAGTGTGTGGGTTGATTGAACCTGGTTTAGCGATAACTTGTCCACGTTCGATTTCGTCACGTTGAATACCACGAAGAAGTACACCTACGTTATCTCCGGCAAGACCTTCATCAAGTTGTTTACGGAACATTTCAACACCAGTAACAACTGCTTTTTTAGTTTCGTCTTTGATACCAACGATTTCGATTTCGTCGTTGACACGAACAGTACCACGGTCGATACGTCCTGAAGCAACAGTACCACGTCCAGTGATTGAGAATACGTCTTCGACTGGGAGAAGCAATGGTTTATCTGTATCACGTTCTGGTTCTGGGATGTACTCATCAACAGTATCCATCAATTCCATGATGATATCTTCGTATTTAGTATCACCTTCAAGTGCTTTAAGAGCTGAACCTTGGATAACTGGAAGATCGTCACCTGGGAAGTCGTATTCTGACAAGAGGTCACGGATTTCCATTTCAACCAATTCAAGCAATTCTTCGTCGTCTACCAAGTCAACTTTGTTCATGAAGACGATAAGGTGTTTAACACCAACTTGACGTGAAAGAAGGATGTGTTCACGAGTTTGTGGCATTGGTCCGTCAGTTGAAGCTACTACAAGGATAGCTCCGTCCATTTGAGCGGCACCAGTGATCATGTTTTTAACGTAGTCCGCGTGTCCTGGAGCGTCGATGTGAGCATAGTGACGTTTTGCAGTTTCATACTCAACGTGCGCAGTGTTGATAGTGATACCGCGTTCGCGTTCTTCTGGAGCAGCATCGATAGACGCATAGTCTTTAGGTTGGTTAACTGCTGAAGGCAAGCGACGTGCCAAAACAGTTGTGATAGCTGCAGTCAAAGTAGTTTTACCGTGGTCAACGTGTCCGATAGTACCAATGTTAACGTGTGGTTTACTACGATCGTATTTTTCTTTTGCCATTTGAGTAAAAGCCTCCAATAAAATATATTTTATAGATAGACAGTAGGCAATACAGTCTAACTTTCCTTACTATTTTATCAAATTTCTGCTAAATTGCAAGTGTTTTACACATATTTTATGAATTAATCTGAATCTTACAAAGTGCTGTTCTTCTGCTTCTTTATACAATTCAAGTTTATTTCATTCTAGCGGTATTATGTTCACAAAAAAATCAGGTTCCCCTGATTCTAAATGGATTCTGATTTTTCCAGTTCTTTAGCTTCCTTATGATTTTCATATAATTTCGCCAAGAATTTAGTGATTTCTTTGAGAATAGAATAGGTTGGCACTGCTACAATCATCCCTATGACGCCGTAGATATTACTTGACAGTAAGAGGAGCACCAAAATCGTAATCGGATGCACTTTCATAACCCCTCCAACGATACGTGGATAGAGAACATTTCCATCGATTTGCTGAATAATAAGCATATAAGCAACCGCAATCAACATACGATGAGGATCCGTGAACACATTGGCAATCACCATTGGAATCAAGCCAATACTTGGACCAACATAAGGAATTAAATTTGCGATTCCAGAGAAAATAGCAAAAACAAGAGCGTACTTTAATCCGATAACGCTATAACCAATATAGGCTAAACATCCGATAATAACCGCATCAATCGCAATTCCACTGATATAGCGCGCTATGGTTGTATTGAGATTGGTTAAAAGGCTAGAAAGATTTAATTTATCATGTTTTAAGACGGTACGTTCCAACATCGGTAGCAACTTATGTCCATCTAACAAGAAATAAATCAAGAAGACGGGAGTCATAATGAGAATCAGAACCGTGCTAAACAAGGCTGAAAGGACGCTTCCTAAACTGTTGCTGACGCTATTAAGAATATTCTGTAGGATATCCACATAGGAGAGATTTAACTGTTGAATTGTTTGTTGAATATCGATATTCTGGAAAATAGGGTTCATCGACAAATCAATAACCAAATCCTGCAATCTGCTATAGATATTTTGACTAGAAATAATCAAGCTAGTCAACTGATTAATCAGAATCGGCAAGAGATAGACGACCCCTACAACGATGGCACCAATTAAAGCACAGAG
This genomic interval from Streptococcus oralis subsp. tigurinus contains the following:
- a CDS encoding GntR family transcriptional regulator; protein product: MLPAYMKIHDQIKKDIDEHRWMIGERLPSERDLADQFQVSRMTLRQAISLLVEEGVLERRVGSGTFVSSTRVQEKMRGTTSFTEIVKAQGKVPSSQLISYRRTIPNEQEVAKLGISPTDNIIRMERVRYADQVPLVYEVASIPEKFIKDFKKEEITSHFFQTLQQHGYRIGKSQQTIYARLAKEKIAHYLEVEKGHAILALTQVSYLEDGTAFEYVKSQYVGERFEFYLENN
- the guaA gene encoding glutamine-hydrolyzing GMP synthase; amino-acid sequence: MSNISTDLQDVEKIIVLDYGSQYNQLISRRIREIGVFSELKSHKISAAEVRAINPVGIILSGGPNSVYEEGSFDIDPEIFELGIPILGICYGMQLLTHKLGGKVVPAGDAGNREYGQSPLTHTTSALFEGTPEEQIVLMSHGDAVTEIPADFVRIGTSADCPYAAIENPDKHIYGIQFHPEVRHSVYGNDILRNFALNICKAKGDWSMDNFIEMQIQKIRETVGDKRVLLGLSGGVDSSVVGVLLQKAIGDQLICIFVDHGLLRKGEADQVMDMLGGKFGLNIVKADASKRFLDKLAGVSDPEQKRKIIGNEFVYVFDDEASKLKDVKFLAQGTLYTDVIESGTDTAQTIKSHHNVGGLPEDMQFELIEPLNTLYKDEVRALGTELGMPDHIVWRQPFPGPGLAIRVMGEITEEKLETVRESDAILREEIAKAGLDRDIWQYFTVNTGVRSVGVMGDGRTYDYTIAIRAITSIDGMTADFAKIPWEVLQKISVRIVNEVNHVNRIVYDITSKPPATVEWE
- the ffh gene encoding signal recognition particle protein, whose product is MAFESLTERLQNVFKNLRKKGKISESDVQEATKEIRLALLEADVALPVVKDFIKKVRERAVGHEVIDTLNPAQQIIKIVDEELTTVLGSDTAEIIKSPKIPTIIMMVGLQGAGKTTFAGKLANKLKKEENARPLMIAADIYRPAAIDQLKTLGQQIDVPVFALGTEVPAVEIVRQGLEQAQANHNDYVLIDTAGRLQIDELLMNELRDVKALAQPNEILLVVDAMIGQEAANVAREFNAQLEVTGVILTKIDGDTRGGAALSVRHITGKPIKFTGTGEKITDIETFHPDRMSSRILGMGDMLTLIEKASQEYDEQKALEMAEKMRENTFDFNDFIDQLDQVQNMGPMEDLLKMIPGMANNPALQNMKVDERQIARKRAIVSSMTPEERENPDLLNPSRRRRIAAGSGNTFVEVNKFIKDFNQAKQLMQGVMSGDMNKMMKQMGINPNNLPKNMPNMGGMDMSALEGMMGQGGMPDMSGLGGAGMPDMSQMFGGGLKGKIGEFAMKQSMKRMANKMKKAKKKRK
- a CDS encoding putative DNA-binding protein, with protein sequence MEIEKTNRMNALFEFYAALLTDKQMNYIELYYADDYSLAEIAEEFGVSRQAVYDNIKRTEKILEDYEMKLHMYSDYIVRSQIFDQILERYPKDDFLQEQIEILTSIDNRE
- the tuf gene encoding elongation factor Tu — translated: MAKEKYDRSKPHVNIGTIGHVDHGKTTLTAAITTVLARRLPSAVNQPKDYASIDAAPEERERGITINTAHVEYETAKRHYAHIDAPGHADYVKNMITGAAQMDGAILVVASTDGPMPQTREHILLSRQVGVKHLIVFMNKVDLVDDEELLELVEMEIRDLLSEYDFPGDDLPVIQGSALKALEGDTKYEDIIMELMDTVDEYIPEPERDTDKPLLLPVEDVFSITGRGTVASGRIDRGTVRVNDEIEIVGIKDETKKAVVTGVEMFRKQLDEGLAGDNVGVLLRGIQRDEIERGQVIAKPGSINPHTKFKGEVYILTKEEGGRHTPFFNNYRPQFYFRTTDVTGSIELPAGTEMVMPGDNVTIDVELIHPIAVEQGTTFSIREGGRTVGSGMVTEIEA
- a CDS encoding AI-2E family transporter, translated to MFRRNKLFFWTAEILLLTLIFYLWREMGAIITPFVTVVNTIMIPFLLGGFFYYITNPIVTFLEKRCKINRLIGVLVTLCALIGAIVVGVVYLLPILINQLTSLIISSQNIYSRLQDLVIDLSMNPIFQNIDIQQTIQQLNLSYVDILQNILNSVSNSLGSVLSALFSTVLILIMTPVFLIYFLLDGHKLLPMLERTVLKHDKLNLSSLLTNLNTTIARYISGIAIDAVIIGCLAYIGYSVIGLKYALVFAIFSGIANLIPYVGPSIGLIPMVIANVFTDPHRMLIAVAYMLIIQQIDGNVLYPRIVGGVMKVHPITILVLLLLSSNIYGVIGMIVAVPTYSILKEITKFLAKLYENHKEAKELEKSESI